One part of the Anaeromyxobacter sp. Fw109-5 genome encodes these proteins:
- a CDS encoding cbb3-type cytochrome c oxidase N-terminal domain-containing protein, whose amino-acid sequence MAERQHIDAQLEDDLHAFESPEETAHKLPVGWLVLFFGLIAWGVWYLWAFTPSLGGWSQAKELEGGATPMSVNVLVTIAFTAIPATAAVLLILAQRRKGKKQAP is encoded by the coding sequence ATGGCCGAACGGCAGCACATCGATGCGCAGCTCGAGGACGACCTCCACGCGTTCGAGTCTCCGGAGGAGACCGCGCACAAGCTCCCCGTGGGCTGGCTCGTCCTCTTCTTCGGGCTCATCGCCTGGGGCGTCTGGTACCTCTGGGCGTTCACCCCGAGTCTCGGGGGCTGGTCGCAGGCGAAGGAGCTCGAGGGCGGCGCCACGCCGATGAGCGTGAACGTGCTCGTCACGATCGCTTTCACCGCCATCCCGGCGACCGCGGCCGTCCTCCTCATCCTCGCGCAGCGGCGGAAGGGCAAGAAGCAGGCGCCATGA
- a CDS encoding heavy metal translocating P-type ATPase — protein MPVCDHCLLEFPAREAVEAEIGGEPRLFCCAGCRGVFELVHGEGLGAYYETRRWDGPGAPVKPDAFGPDLSAFREAVRHGEGGDEVEVYVDGIRCASCVWLNERLLSRTPGVTFARVNYATHRARVRWDPARADLETVLGRIRSAGYAPKPWSDSEQAAARRAEEKDLLVRLGTAGFLASQLMIYQAALYAGYFQGIDAGTRRLMEWISLGLTLPVFFYAGASFLRATASGLRHLRFNMDSLVVFGSGAALAYSVYQMSRGGEVYFDTAAMIPTLVLVGRFVEAGAKGRASEAVARLARLAPREARRLERRGDGREEPRSVPVAELRAGDRVSIVPGERVPVDGSVLDGTSDVDESLVTGESRPVAKGAGASVIGGTVNGTGSLVVEVTRTGKDTVLAGIVRAVEEAQTAKPRIQAVADRVVGVFVPAMLVLAAATLAYWLARGAPLDRAIMTGISVVVIACPCALGLATPIAVIVSTGLATQRGLLVKGGDVVERAGRATDVLLDKTGTVTRGRPVLREVAVLDAALASEDALALAAAVESRSEHHVGRAIAEAARALPEAAAVEVEGFRAVPGRGVVATVRATPTPTPTATPTATPTPTPTPTPTPTPTPTPTPTSTSTPTPTPTPTPTATPTPTPTPTPTPTPTPTPTPTPTPTSTSTSTSTPTPTPTPTSTPTSTPTSTSTSTSTSTSTATSTSTPTSTSTSTSTATSTSTSRAVLIGNRALLADHGIALPPDADAAGRAIEARGETVAFLAIDGAPAALFAIADVVRDEAPEAIARLRALGLRVAIVSGDTRVTTEAVAEGLGVESVAEASPVEKRAVVARLQAEGRRVLFAGDGINDAPALTQADVGAAMGRGTDVTMESADAVLVRDDLRLVPDLVRLSRRTYAVIRQNVFWAFFYNVVAIPLAMAGVLHPIVAAGAMAASSLFVVLNSVRLRGALG, from the coding sequence ATGCCCGTCTGCGATCACTGCCTGCTCGAGTTCCCCGCGCGCGAGGCGGTCGAGGCGGAGATCGGCGGCGAGCCGCGCCTGTTCTGCTGCGCCGGCTGCCGCGGCGTGTTCGAGCTCGTGCACGGGGAGGGGCTCGGCGCCTACTACGAGACGCGGCGCTGGGACGGCCCGGGCGCGCCGGTGAAGCCCGACGCCTTCGGGCCTGACCTGTCCGCGTTCCGCGAGGCGGTGCGCCACGGCGAGGGGGGCGACGAGGTCGAGGTCTACGTCGACGGCATCCGCTGCGCCTCCTGCGTGTGGCTCAACGAGCGGCTCCTCTCGCGCACGCCCGGCGTCACCTTCGCGCGCGTGAACTACGCGACGCACCGGGCCCGGGTGCGCTGGGATCCCGCCCGCGCGGACCTCGAGACGGTGCTCGGCCGCATCCGCTCCGCGGGCTACGCGCCGAAGCCGTGGTCCGACAGCGAGCAGGCCGCGGCGCGCCGGGCGGAGGAGAAGGACCTCCTCGTCCGGCTGGGGACCGCTGGGTTCCTGGCCTCGCAGCTCATGATCTACCAGGCGGCGCTCTACGCCGGGTACTTCCAGGGGATCGACGCGGGGACGCGCCGGCTCATGGAGTGGATCTCGCTCGGCCTCACGCTGCCGGTCTTCTTCTACGCGGGGGCGTCCTTCCTCCGCGCGACGGCGAGCGGGCTGCGGCACCTGCGCTTCAACATGGACTCGCTCGTCGTGTTCGGGTCCGGCGCGGCGCTCGCCTACTCCGTCTACCAGATGTCCCGAGGCGGCGAGGTGTACTTCGACACCGCGGCCATGATCCCGACGCTCGTCCTCGTCGGGCGCTTCGTCGAGGCGGGCGCGAAGGGGCGGGCCTCGGAGGCGGTGGCGCGGCTCGCCCGCCTCGCGCCGCGCGAGGCGCGCAGGCTCGAGCGTCGCGGCGACGGGCGCGAGGAGCCGCGCAGCGTGCCGGTCGCGGAGCTGCGAGCCGGAGATCGCGTCTCGATCGTGCCGGGCGAGCGCGTCCCCGTCGACGGCTCGGTCCTCGACGGCACCTCCGACGTGGACGAGTCGCTCGTCACGGGGGAGTCGCGGCCGGTCGCGAAGGGGGCGGGCGCGTCGGTCATCGGGGGGACCGTGAACGGCACCGGCTCGCTCGTCGTGGAGGTGACGCGGACCGGGAAGGACACCGTCCTCGCGGGCATCGTCCGCGCCGTCGAGGAGGCCCAGACCGCGAAGCCGCGCATCCAGGCGGTCGCGGACCGGGTGGTGGGAGTCTTCGTGCCGGCCATGCTCGTCCTGGCGGCGGCGACGCTCGCCTACTGGCTGGCGCGCGGCGCGCCCCTGGACCGGGCGATCATGACCGGCATCTCGGTGGTGGTGATCGCCTGCCCCTGCGCGCTCGGGCTCGCCACGCCGATCGCGGTGATCGTCTCCACCGGGCTCGCGACGCAGCGGGGACTCCTCGTGAAGGGCGGCGACGTGGTCGAGCGCGCCGGGCGCGCCACGGACGTGCTGCTCGACAAGACCGGCACCGTCACGCGAGGGCGGCCGGTCCTGCGAGAGGTGGCCGTGCTCGACGCGGCGCTCGCGTCGGAGGACGCGCTGGCGCTCGCGGCGGCGGTGGAGTCGCGGAGCGAGCACCACGTGGGCCGCGCCATCGCCGAGGCCGCCCGGGCGCTGCCCGAGGCGGCCGCCGTGGAGGTGGAGGGGTTCCGGGCGGTGCCGGGGAGGGGAGTGGTCGCGACGGTCCGAGCGACCCCGACCCCGACCCCGACCGCGACCCCGACCGCGACGCCGACCCCGACCCCGACCCCGACCCCGACCCCGACCCCGACCCCGACCCCGACCCCGACCTCGACCTCGACCCCGACCCCGACCCCGACCCCGACCCCGACCGCGACGCCGACCCCGACCCCGACCCCGACCCCGACCCCGACCCCGACCCCGACCCCGACCCCGACCCCGACCCCGACCTCGACCTCGACCTCGACCTCGACCCCGACCCCGACCCCGACCCCGACCTCGACCCCGACCTCGACCCCGACCTCGACCTCGACCTCGACCTCGACCTCGACCTCGACCGCGACCTCGACCTCGACCCCGACCTCGACCTCGACCTCGACCTCGACCGCGACCTCGACCTCGACCTCGCGAGCGGTTCTCATCGGCAACCGCGCCCTCCTCGCGGATCACGGGATCGCCCTGCCGCCGGACGCCGACGCCGCCGGCCGCGCGATCGAGGCGCGCGGCGAGACGGTCGCGTTCCTCGCGATCGACGGCGCGCCCGCCGCGCTCTTCGCGATCGCGGACGTGGTGCGCGACGAGGCGCCGGAGGCGATCGCGCGCCTGCGCGCGCTCGGGCTCCGCGTCGCCATCGTGAGCGGCGACACGCGGGTGACGACCGAGGCCGTGGCGGAGGGGCTCGGCGTCGAGTCCGTCGCAGAGGCCAGCCCCGTGGAGAAGCGCGCGGTCGTGGCGCGGCTCCAGGCGGAGGGTCGCCGCGTGCTCTTCGCCGGCGATGGGATCAACGACGCCCCGGCGCTCACGCAGGCCGACGTGGGCGCGGCGATGGGGCGCGGGACCGACGTGACGATGGAGAGCGCCGACGCGGTGCTGGTCCGCGACGACCTCCGGCTCGTCCCCGATCTCGTCCGGCTCTCGCGCCGGACCTACGCCGTCATCCGGCAGAACGTCTTCTGGGCGTTCTTCTACAACGTGGTGGCGATCCCGCTCGCGATGGCCGGCGTCCTCCACCCCATCGTGGCGGCCGGCGCGATGGCGGCGAGCTCCTTGTTCGTGGTGCTGAACTCGGTGCGCCTGCGCGGGGCGCTGGGCTAG
- a CDS encoding cbb3-type cytochrome c oxidase subunit I — MNEYRYDHQTVQGFVLSALFWGVVGIVIGLLISVQMWLPAANFPPYLTFGRLRPVHTNGLAFGLGVGAIFGLSYWIVMRLCRRPLLFPRLARVQLWLFNAGIALAAVTLMAGHTQSLEYAELEWPLDLAIVVLWVMFAVNVFGTVLKRREQQMYVSLWYVIATVIAVAVLYIVNNLALPVSLTKSYPVFAGVNSANVQWWYGHNAVGFVFTTPILAMFYYFLPKATGLPIWSHRLSIVAFWSLVFAYLWTGAHHLVYTPLPDWIQTLAIVFTLFLIAPSWGSVVNGYYTVGQDWSKMRTNYLTKFFVLGITFYGLQTVQGPTQALRVVSQLIHFTDWTPGHVHMGTMGWVTLVIAGSVYYVIPKIYGIELHSVRLANVHFWLALVGQLIFSITMWITGIRQGWMWKATDAEGKLVYRNFVDTVAGNYPYWHTRTLGGIIFTVGMGVFVYNVLMTIRKGRALERQAAPAAPAASVTAA; from the coding sequence ATGAACGAGTATCGCTACGACCACCAGACGGTCCAGGGGTTCGTCCTCTCGGCCCTTTTCTGGGGCGTCGTGGGCATCGTGATCGGGCTGCTCATCTCGGTCCAGATGTGGCTGCCGGCGGCGAACTTCCCGCCCTACCTCACCTTCGGCCGGCTCCGCCCCGTGCACACGAACGGCCTCGCCTTCGGGCTCGGCGTCGGGGCGATCTTCGGGCTGAGCTACTGGATCGTGATGCGGCTGTGCCGGCGGCCGCTCCTGTTCCCGCGGCTCGCGCGGGTCCAGCTCTGGCTGTTCAACGCCGGCATCGCCCTCGCGGCGGTGACGCTCATGGCGGGCCACACCCAGTCGCTCGAGTACGCCGAGCTCGAGTGGCCGCTCGACCTCGCCATCGTCGTCCTGTGGGTGATGTTCGCGGTGAACGTCTTCGGGACGGTCCTGAAGCGGCGCGAGCAGCAGATGTACGTGTCGCTCTGGTACGTCATCGCGACCGTCATCGCCGTCGCCGTCCTCTACATCGTGAACAACCTCGCGCTGCCGGTGAGCCTCACGAAGAGCTACCCGGTGTTCGCGGGGGTGAACTCGGCGAACGTGCAGTGGTGGTACGGGCACAACGCGGTCGGGTTCGTGTTCACGACCCCGATCCTGGCGATGTTCTACTACTTCCTCCCCAAGGCGACCGGCCTGCCGATCTGGAGCCACCGCCTGTCGATCGTCGCCTTCTGGTCGCTCGTCTTCGCGTACCTGTGGACCGGCGCCCACCACCTCGTCTACACGCCGCTGCCGGACTGGATCCAGACGCTCGCCATCGTGTTCACGCTGTTCCTCATCGCGCCGAGCTGGGGCTCGGTGGTGAACGGCTACTACACGGTGGGCCAGGACTGGTCGAAGATGCGGACGAACTACCTGACCAAGTTCTTCGTCCTCGGGATCACGTTCTACGGCCTGCAGACGGTGCAGGGTCCGACGCAGGCGCTCCGCGTCGTCTCGCAGCTCATCCACTTCACCGACTGGACCCCGGGCCACGTGCACATGGGGACGATGGGCTGGGTGACGCTCGTCATCGCAGGCTCGGTCTACTACGTCATCCCCAAGATCTACGGGATCGAGCTCCACTCCGTGAGGCTCGCGAACGTGCACTTCTGGCTGGCGCTCGTCGGGCAGCTGATCTTCTCGATCACGATGTGGATCACCGGCATCCGGCAGGGCTGGATGTGGAAGGCCACCGACGCCGAGGGCAAGCTCGTCTACCGCAACTTCGTGGACACGGTGGCCGGGAACTATCCCTACTGGCACACGCGCACGCTCGGCGGGATCATCTTCACCGTCGGCATGGGCGTGTTCGTCTACAACGTCCTCATGACCATCCGTAAGGGCAGGGCCCTCGAGCGGCAGGCCGCGCCCGCGGCGCCGGCGGCCAGCGTCACGGCGGCGTAG
- a CDS encoding 4Fe-4S dicluster domain-containing protein — translation MTTSGSFQRWRRLAGAAQGLLWLGLPFVYVGGESALRLDVPAGRLHALGASFAIDEAFVVLAATLLLTAAFLLVTLLYGRVWCGWSCPQTVLGDLTRLVERARGRRGRWRRPAGFAVVALVSAVAAASLLWYFVSPYEFFRRLAAGTLGPVLGGGWLALAAVLFADLAFVRETFCATVCPYAKLQGVLFDRHTLVVAYDRRRAADCVDCGACVRVCPTGIDIRAGPQMECIACAACVDACAPIMAKLQRGPNLVGYFFGEPGTPRRLARPGVLALAGATAAALAVLVAVVAGRAVVDVNALAEPAFAPRRASDGRVVNAYSVALENHGRAPVTVGLALRAGAALVAVRPEVVELGAGERRQVRLVATAQGLDAPGRVAGELVAEVRRGDDVLERRAQELSMVVPEDR, via the coding sequence ATGACGACGAGCGGTAGCTTCCAGCGCTGGCGGAGGCTGGCCGGGGCAGCCCAGGGTCTCCTCTGGCTCGGGCTGCCCTTCGTGTACGTCGGGGGCGAGAGCGCGCTCCGCCTCGACGTGCCGGCCGGGCGGCTGCACGCGCTCGGCGCGTCGTTCGCGATCGACGAGGCGTTCGTGGTGCTCGCCGCGACGCTCCTCCTCACGGCGGCGTTCCTGCTCGTGACGCTGCTCTACGGACGCGTGTGGTGCGGGTGGTCTTGCCCGCAGACGGTGCTCGGGGATCTCACGCGGCTGGTGGAGCGCGCGCGCGGGAGGCGCGGGCGCTGGCGGCGGCCGGCGGGCTTCGCGGTGGTCGCGCTCGTCTCCGCCGTCGCGGCGGCCAGCCTGCTCTGGTACTTCGTCTCGCCGTACGAGTTCTTCCGTCGGCTCGCGGCGGGGACGCTCGGGCCGGTGCTCGGGGGGGGCTGGCTCGCGCTCGCGGCCGTGCTGTTCGCCGACCTGGCCTTCGTGCGCGAGACGTTCTGCGCCACGGTCTGCCCGTACGCGAAGCTGCAGGGGGTGCTCTTCGACCGGCACACGCTGGTCGTCGCGTACGATCGGCGCCGTGCGGCCGACTGCGTGGACTGCGGCGCCTGCGTGCGCGTGTGCCCCACGGGCATCGACATCCGGGCGGGCCCGCAGATGGAGTGCATCGCCTGCGCGGCCTGCGTGGACGCGTGCGCGCCCATCATGGCGAAGCTGCAGCGGGGACCGAACCTCGTCGGCTACTTCTTCGGCGAGCCCGGCACGCCGCGACGCCTCGCGCGCCCGGGCGTGCTCGCGCTCGCCGGCGCGACGGCCGCCGCGCTCGCGGTCCTGGTCGCGGTCGTGGCGGGGCGCGCCGTGGTGGACGTGAACGCGCTCGCCGAGCCGGCGTTCGCGCCGCGCCGCGCCTCCGACGGGCGAGTGGTGAACGCGTACAGCGTCGCGCTCGAGAACCACGGCCGCGCGCCGGTCACGGTGGGCCTCGCGCTGCGCGCCGGCGCGGCGCTCGTCGCCGTCCGGCCCGAGGTGGTGGAGCTCGGCGCGGGCGAGCGGCGTCAGGTCCGGCTCGTCGCCACGGCGCAGGGGCTCGACGCGCCGGGGCGGGTCGCTGGCGAGCTCGTGGCGGAGGTGCGCCGCGGCGACGACGTCCTCGAGCGCCGCGCGCAGGAGCTCTCGATGGTGGTCCCGGAGGACAGGTGA
- a CDS encoding endonuclease/exonuclease/phosphatase family protein, protein MPRVLAATWWLFGSTVLAGVVLRPWAGDELHVTRYTGYLMPWLLLGLVPGAAWACLRRRWALAAVLGASAATIVSLQAHLFRPRPSAPAHGAIALRVMSYNTWATNLDATRIASVVLRYRPDVLLLQEIRGDVLSRFTEAASGLYAGAPLHLVYDPDLEQAIVSRYAIEPAASLARKGNVQKVVLCAPGARVTVFNVHPPRSGGWRHRYTQISALVDEDVLREDGPVILGGDFNAPDRSQLYERVSSALANAHAQRGLGFGFTYPALVRSPFGPVPTVPLVRIDHLFFSDHFVAVRAGTLDDSGGSDHRPVFVELAPKAGAARSSVAAGHD, encoded by the coding sequence ATGCCCCGCGTGCTCGCCGCGACCTGGTGGCTGTTCGGCTCGACCGTCCTCGCCGGAGTCGTCCTGCGTCCGTGGGCAGGCGACGAGCTCCACGTCACGCGTTACACCGGCTACCTCATGCCCTGGCTGCTCCTCGGGCTCGTGCCCGGTGCAGCGTGGGCGTGCCTGAGACGCCGGTGGGCGCTCGCCGCCGTCCTGGGCGCCTCCGCTGCGACGATCGTGTCGCTTCAAGCTCACCTGTTCCGTCCACGTCCCTCCGCGCCGGCCCACGGGGCGATCGCGCTGAGGGTCATGAGCTACAACACGTGGGCGACGAACCTGGACGCGACGAGGATCGCGAGCGTGGTCCTGCGGTACCGGCCGGACGTCCTCCTCCTCCAGGAGATCCGGGGGGACGTCCTGAGCCGGTTCACCGAAGCGGCGAGCGGGCTCTACGCCGGCGCGCCGCTCCACCTCGTCTACGACCCCGACCTCGAGCAGGCGATCGTGAGCCGGTACGCGATCGAGCCGGCCGCCAGCCTCGCGCGCAAGGGGAACGTCCAGAAGGTGGTGCTGTGCGCGCCGGGGGCTCGCGTCACCGTCTTCAACGTCCACCCGCCGCGGAGCGGCGGATGGCGCCACCGCTACACGCAGATCTCCGCGCTCGTGGACGAGGACGTGCTGCGAGAGGACGGGCCGGTGATCCTGGGGGGAGACTTCAACGCGCCCGATCGGTCGCAGCTGTACGAGCGGGTGTCGAGCGCGCTCGCGAACGCACACGCGCAGCGTGGACTCGGGTTCGGCTTCACGTATCCCGCGCTCGTCCGATCACCGTTCGGCCCGGTCCCCACCGTACCCCTCGTCCGGATCGATCATCTGTTCTTCTCGGACCACTTCGTCGCGGTGCGGGCAGGAACCCTCGACGACTCCGGGGGCTCCGACCACAGGCCCGTGTTCGTGGAGCTCGCGCCGAAGGCCGGCGCCGCTCGCTCGAGCGTCGCAGCCGGCCACGATTGA
- a CDS encoding FixH family protein, with translation MKRHATKVAFAAVVAAGLGAVVGTIWIGSQVKEQTIVADPYEEGLRYDAERHARAALGWDVRLPPPPAEPGDVALAFAIADAQGGPVDGAAVAVSVGRPDTSRGVTTVAARPDGRGRYAAEVELPAAGPWLLRFDVRRGEDRVRIEKVVQVAAASAGAASAREAAAPCDLGRGPCTRPLDGGGELVVELLPRPLRTMRELAVTAELRGAAAPEGAEVKVSFAMKGMDMGDNTAALAPVGPSRWAGKAVLVRCPSGRKDWTAAVTVAAPGAAPRTARFELAVAE, from the coding sequence GTGAAGAGGCACGCGACGAAGGTGGCGTTCGCGGCGGTGGTCGCCGCCGGGCTGGGCGCGGTCGTCGGGACGATCTGGATCGGCTCCCAGGTGAAGGAGCAGACGATCGTCGCCGATCCGTACGAGGAGGGGCTCCGCTACGACGCCGAGCGGCACGCGCGCGCCGCCCTCGGCTGGGACGTGCGGCTGCCCCCGCCGCCCGCCGAGCCAGGGGACGTGGCGCTCGCGTTCGCGATCGCCGACGCGCAGGGCGGCCCCGTCGACGGCGCGGCCGTCGCGGTGAGCGTCGGCCGCCCGGACACGAGCCGGGGCGTCACCACCGTCGCCGCGCGGCCGGACGGCCGGGGGCGCTACGCCGCCGAGGTGGAGCTGCCCGCCGCGGGGCCGTGGCTCCTCCGGTTCGACGTACGTCGCGGCGAGGACCGCGTGCGCATCGAGAAGGTCGTGCAGGTGGCCGCGGCGAGCGCGGGCGCCGCGTCCGCGCGGGAGGCCGCCGCGCCGTGCGATCTCGGCCGGGGACCGTGCACGCGCCCGCTCGACGGCGGCGGTGAGCTGGTCGTGGAGCTCCTCCCGAGGCCGCTGCGCACGATGCGCGAGCTCGCCGTCACGGCGGAGCTGCGCGGCGCCGCGGCGCCGGAGGGCGCGGAGGTGAAGGTCTCCTTCGCCATGAAGGGGATGGACATGGGGGACAACACCGCCGCGCTCGCGCCGGTCGGCCCGAGCCGCTGGGCCGGGAAGGCGGTGCTGGTGCGCTGCCCGAGCGGCCGGAAGGACTGGACCGCGGCCGTGACCGTGGCGGCGCCGGGCGCCGCGCCGCGCACGGCGCGCTTCGAGCTCGCGGTGGCCGAGTGA
- the ccoS gene encoding cbb3-type cytochrome oxidase assembly protein CcoS encodes MSIGFLIVLSLALGLAAWLFFMWTVKSGQYDDPEGPKYRMLDDDEGEAPPAGKRAPDRKPPRPR; translated from the coding sequence GTGTCGATCGGCTTCCTCATCGTCCTCTCGCTCGCCCTCGGCCTCGCCGCGTGGCTCTTCTTCATGTGGACGGTGAAGAGCGGCCAGTACGACGATCCGGAGGGCCCGAAGTACCGGATGCTGGACGACGACGAGGGCGAGGCGCCCCCCGCCGGCAAGCGCGCTCCGGACCGCAAGCCGCCGCGCCCGCGGTGA
- a CDS encoding sulfite exporter TauE/SafE family protein yields MTDAVAMAFVTGLLGGFGHCIGMCGPLVGSFALATGALGPRRSLAGQLAYHGGRITTYAMLGAVMGLTGSFVNVAGRLAGLQDVVAVIAGALMILLGLGAAGVSGALTRLEARASARVVRFVRGVLSGGGPGRLYPTGLALGLLPCGLSWTMFLGAAGTGSLPEGLLLALAFGLGTVPALLVAGAAGTLVGARARGLLYRAGGLLVAVLGGVFVARGLHL; encoded by the coding sequence GTGACGGACGCGGTCGCGATGGCCTTCGTGACGGGCCTGCTCGGAGGGTTCGGGCACTGCATCGGCATGTGCGGCCCGCTCGTCGGCTCGTTCGCGCTCGCGACCGGCGCCCTCGGCCCGCGCCGCTCGCTCGCGGGGCAGCTCGCCTATCACGGCGGGAGGATCACGACCTACGCCATGCTCGGCGCGGTGATGGGGCTCACCGGCTCCTTCGTGAACGTGGCCGGACGGCTCGCTGGCCTGCAGGACGTCGTCGCGGTGATCGCCGGCGCGCTCATGATCCTGCTCGGCCTGGGCGCCGCGGGCGTCTCGGGGGCGCTGACGCGGCTCGAGGCGCGCGCGTCCGCCCGCGTGGTGCGCTTCGTCCGAGGCGTCCTCTCCGGCGGCGGCCCCGGGCGGCTGTACCCGACCGGCCTCGCCCTCGGCCTGCTCCCCTGCGGCCTCTCCTGGACGATGTTCCTCGGCGCCGCCGGCACGGGGAGCCTGCCGGAGGGGCTCCTCCTCGCGCTCGCCTTCGGGCTCGGGACGGTCCCCGCGCTCCTCGTCGCCGGCGCGGCCGGGACGCTCGTCGGCGCCCGGGCCCGCGGCCTGCTCTACCGCGCGGGCGGGCTCCTCGTGGCCGTCCTCGGCGGCGTGTTCGTCGCGCGCGGGCTCCACCTCTGA
- a CDS encoding cbb3-type cytochrome c oxidase subunit II — MAGKIYSKPIVFSVAVTLTVLAGSIAMMAYPMFRSDMHPKVEGLVPLTALELAGRHVYQREGCVNCHTQTVRPLQSEVVRYKGNRAAEPSGRYSLAGEFAYDHPFLWGSKRTGPDLAFEGWLKSAAWQYAHFENPQAVVPRSNMPAYAFLKARSVDAEEMRGHMRALRGLGVPYTEADLAGAEEQLRGKTEMDAIVAYMLSLGKAVDRGGKGGAEIDLEEQNPVATDVAAIAKGRQLFDAQGCGACHGDEAQGQEGVAPSLIDDEFLGAKGDLPDAAYFGMIKGGSDVKQQLGRPGLADGGMQPFGSDLSDEDIWSIVAWLRNQKGHEASEGHHDEAAEHGNR; from the coding sequence ATGGCCGGAAAGATCTACTCGAAGCCGATCGTCTTCTCGGTCGCCGTCACGCTGACGGTGCTCGCGGGCTCGATCGCGATGATGGCGTATCCGATGTTCCGCTCCGACATGCACCCCAAGGTGGAGGGGCTCGTGCCGCTCACCGCGCTCGAGCTCGCCGGGCGCCACGTGTACCAGCGCGAGGGCTGCGTGAACTGCCACACGCAGACCGTCCGCCCGCTGCAGAGCGAGGTGGTCCGCTACAAGGGCAACCGCGCGGCGGAGCCGTCGGGCCGGTACTCGCTCGCCGGCGAGTTCGCCTACGACCACCCGTTCCTGTGGGGCTCGAAGCGCACCGGCCCGGACCTCGCCTTCGAGGGATGGCTGAAGAGCGCCGCCTGGCAGTACGCGCACTTCGAGAACCCGCAGGCGGTGGTGCCGAGGTCGAACATGCCGGCCTACGCGTTCCTGAAGGCCCGGTCCGTGGACGCCGAGGAGATGCGCGGCCACATGCGCGCGCTCCGCGGCCTCGGCGTGCCGTACACCGAGGCCGATCTCGCCGGCGCGGAGGAGCAGCTCCGGGGCAAGACGGAGATGGACGCCATCGTCGCGTACATGCTGTCGCTGGGGAAGGCGGTGGACCGCGGCGGGAAGGGCGGCGCCGAGATCGATCTCGAGGAGCAGAACCCCGTCGCGACCGACGTCGCCGCGATCGCCAAGGGCCGCCAGCTCTTCGACGCGCAGGGCTGCGGCGCCTGCCACGGCGACGAGGCGCAGGGCCAGGAGGGCGTCGCGCCGAGCCTCATCGACGACGAGTTCCTCGGCGCGAAGGGCGATCTGCCCGACGCGGCGTACTTCGGGATGATCAAGGGCGGCAGCGACGTGAAGCAGCAGCTCGGGCGGCCCGGGCTCGCGGACGGCGGCATGCAGCCGTTCGGGAGCGACCTGTCGGACGAGGACATCTGGTCGATCGTCGCCTGGCTCCGGAACCAGAAGGGCCACGAGGCCTCCGAGGGGCACCACGACGAGGCGGCGGAGCACGGGAACCGGTAG